Proteins found in one Xenopus laevis strain J_2021 chromosome 1L, Xenopus_laevis_v10.1, whole genome shotgun sequence genomic segment:
- the rmnd5a.L gene encoding E3 ubiquitin-protein ligase RMND5A (The RefSeq protein has 1 substitution compared to this genomic sequence): protein MDQCGTVERELEKVLHKFGGYGQLCERSLEELIDYAGGLRREILQAAEQDGELSGTLSLVLTQCCKRIKDTVQKLASDHKDIHSSVSRVGKAIDKNFDADISSVGIDGCWQTDSQRILSEVMVEHFFRQGMLDVAEELCQEASLSIDASQKEPFVELNRILEALKVRVLRPALEWAVSNREMLMAQNSSLEFKLHRLYFISLLMGGTVNQQEALQYAKNFQPFAENHQKDIQVLMGSLVYLRQGIENSPYVHLLDANQWADICDIFTRDACSLLGLSVESPLSVSFSAGCVALPALINIKAVIEQRQCSGVWNQKDELPIEVDLGKKCWYHSIFACPILRQQTTENNPPMKLVCGHIISRDALNKMFNGSKLKCPYCPMEQSPGDAKQIFF, encoded by the exons ATGGATCAGTGCGGCACGGTGGAGCGGGAGCTGGAGAAGGTGCTGCACAAGTTCGGGGGGTACGGGCAGCTCTGCGAGCGCAGTTTAGAGGAGCTCATCGACTACGCGGGGGGTCTGAGGAGAGAGATTCTACAGGCTGCCG AACAAGATGGCGAGTTATCCGGGACATTATCTCTCGTGCTGACACAGTGCTGTAAACGGATAAAAGATACGGTTCAGAAACTGGCGTCTGATCATAAAGACATTCACAGCAGCGTTTCCCGAGTGGGGAAAGCCATTGATAAG AATTTTGATGCTGACATTAGCAGCGTGGGGATTGATGGCTGTTGGCAAACAGACAGCCAGCGAATTCTCAGCGAGGTGATGGTGGAGCACTTCTTCAGACAAGGAATGCTGGATGTGGCTGAGGAACTTTGTCAG GAAGCCAGCCTTTCTATAGACGCAAGCCAAAAAGAGCCGTTTGTCGAATTAAACAGAATATTAGAGGCTTTAAAGGTCCGAGTACTTCGGCCAGCACTAGA gtgGGCCGTATCCAACAGAGAGATGCTGATGGCTCAGAACAGCTCGTTGGAATTCAAACTGCACAGATTATATTTCATTAGTTTATTGATGGGAGGAACAGTCAACCAGCAGGAAGCACTGCAGTATGCCAAAAACTTTCAGCCCTTTGCGGAAAACCATCAAAAAG aTATACAGGTCCTTATGGGAAGCCTTGTGTACCTACGGCAGGGCATCGAGAACTCTCCGTATGTTCATCTTCTGGATGCAAACCAGTGGGCAGATATCTGTGACATCTTTACTCGGGATGCTTGTTCCCTGCTCGGTCTCTCGGTAGAATCACCTCTCAGTGTTAG CTTTTCCGCAGGATGTGTGGCGCTCCCTGCCCTCATTAACATCAAGGCAGTAATAGAACAAAGGCAGTGCACGGGCGTGTGGAACCAGAAAGATGAATTACCT ATTGAAGTGGACCTTGGCAAAAAATGCTGGTATCATTCAATatttgcctgccctatactccgtCAGCAAACCACAGAGAACAATCCTCCTATGAAACTTGTTTGCGGACACATTATATCCAGAGACGCgctgaataaaatgtttaatggcAGCAA ATTAAAATGTCCATATTGTCCCATGGAGCAAAGTCCGGGAGACGCCAAACAAATCTTTTTCTGA
- the rmnd5a.L gene encoding E3 ubiquitin-protein ligase RMND5A isoform X1, with protein MILKVVPTEYGEQDGELSGTLSLVLTQCCKRIKDTVQKLASDHKDIHSSVSRVGKAIDKNFDADISSVGIDGCWQTDSQRILSEVMVEHFFRQGMLDVAEELCQEASLSIDASQKEPFVELNRILEALKVRVLRPALEWAVSNREMLMAQNSSLEFKLHRLYFISLLMGGTVNQQEALQYAKNFQPFAENHQKDIQVLMGSLVYLRQGIENSPYVHLLDANQWADICDIFTRDACSLLGLSVESPLSVSFSAGCVALPALINIKAVIEQRQCTGVWNQKDELPIEVDLGKKCWYHSIFACPILRQQTTENNPPMKLVCGHIISRDALNKMFNGSKLKCPYCPMEQSPGDAKQIFF; from the exons ATGATTCTGAAAGTTGTGCCTACAGAATATGGGG AACAAGATGGCGAGTTATCCGGGACATTATCTCTCGTGCTGACACAGTGCTGTAAACGGATAAAAGATACGGTTCAGAAACTGGCGTCTGATCATAAAGACATTCACAGCAGCGTTTCCCGAGTGGGGAAAGCCATTGATAAG AATTTTGATGCTGACATTAGCAGCGTGGGGATTGATGGCTGTTGGCAAACAGACAGCCAGCGAATTCTCAGCGAGGTGATGGTGGAGCACTTCTTCAGACAAGGAATGCTGGATGTGGCTGAGGAACTTTGTCAG GAAGCCAGCCTTTCTATAGACGCAAGCCAAAAAGAGCCGTTTGTCGAATTAAACAGAATATTAGAGGCTTTAAAGGTCCGAGTACTTCGGCCAGCACTAGA gtgGGCCGTATCCAACAGAGAGATGCTGATGGCTCAGAACAGCTCGTTGGAATTCAAACTGCACAGATTATATTTCATTAGTTTATTGATGGGAGGAACAGTCAACCAGCAGGAAGCACTGCAGTATGCCAAAAACTTTCAGCCCTTTGCGGAAAACCATCAAAAAG aTATACAGGTCCTTATGGGAAGCCTTGTGTACCTACGGCAGGGCATCGAGAACTCTCCGTATGTTCATCTTCTGGATGCAAACCAGTGGGCAGATATCTGTGACATCTTTACTCGGGATGCTTGTTCCCTGCTCGGTCTCTCGGTAGAATCACCTCTCAGTGTTAG CTTTTCCGCAGGATGTGTGGCGCTCCCTGCCCTCATTAACATCAAGGCAGTAATAGAACAAAGGCAGTGCACGGGCGTGTGGAACCAGAAAGATGAATTACCT ATTGAAGTGGACCTTGGCAAAAAATGCTGGTATCATTCAATatttgcctgccctatactccgtCAGCAAACCACAGAGAACAATCCTCCTATGAAACTTGTTTGCGGACACATTATATCCAGAGACGCgctgaataaaatgtttaatggcAGCAA ATTAAAATGTCCATATTGTCCCATGGAGCAAAGTCCGGGAGACGCCAAACAAATCTTTTTCTGA